A stretch of the Arachis stenosperma cultivar V10309 chromosome 6, arast.V10309.gnm1.PFL2, whole genome shotgun sequence genome encodes the following:
- the LOC130934578 gene encoding uncharacterized protein LOC130934578, translating into MKKTNLPKRNHNSLENLISWHQPQEHYVKINVDGSYFSQCDSASCGGGSSETTWEGLQIAVANDLQNIIVEFDSLMALQAIKIGCPSSHPCAALVQDILILSRRVQNIDWNHTLREANAVADIMAKKGHDLPIGLHIFDAPTPDFILALTFDMYGSFRLRGL; encoded by the exons ATGAAGAAGACTAACCTTCCAAAGAGGAACCATAATAGTTTGGAAAATCTCATTAGCTGGCACCAACCACAGGAGCACTATGTCAAGATTAATGTTGATGGGTCCTACTTCTCACAATGTGATAGTGCCTCCTGCGGGGGGGGGTCTTCAGAGACTACATGGGAAG GCCTCCAAATAGCAGTTGCTAATGATTTACAGAATATTATTGTGGAGTTTGACTCTCTAATGGCTCTTCAGGCTATTAAAATAGGATGTCCAAGCTCCCACCCTTGTGCAGCTCTTGTACAAGATATCCTGATCCTAAGCAGGCGCGTGCAAAATATTGACTGGAATCACACCTTAAGAGAGGCCAATGCAGTTGCAGATATAATGGCCAAGAAGGGGCATGATCTTCCCATAGGCCTCCACATTTTTGATGCGCCTACACCTGATTTTATTTTAGCTTTAACTTTTGACATGTATGGTTCTTTTAGACTTAGAGGCTTGTAG